One Styela clava chromosome 4, kaStyClav1.hap1.2, whole genome shotgun sequence genomic window, AATTATCAATCTCCGTCGTTGATCTTGGAAGAAAAggtttcaatttcattttattttgcttatttttgagtttaattttatatttctcaGGACGATAATAATACAAACATGCTTTTGGAGGATAAAATGAACACTGAAGTGGACAATGACAAAGCTAAGACCAAGGAGTATGTAGCTGAACAAGCGGATTTACacagcaaaattaaaaaagaagttGTATCGGACGATCCTGACAGCGTAACACAGGGAAACACCAGCCCGCCAACCATGCATTATCCGACACTGATTACGCAAGCTGAATACCCCACTTTTCCAAAGTATACTAGTCAGAACTTGAGAGAATCATTTGTACCTTTTGTGAATCCGTGGCTTAATTTCCAGGGAGCAATTATTAACCCAAACGCGTTTCTGACTCAAGCAGCATACGGTTATATACCAACAGCGTTAGGAAACAGTGCAGCAGCACAGTTACAGCCAACGCTTCCGCCATTTGACCCTAACGGAATTTCTCAAAGAAACCACTTTGCAGCTGGGATATCACAGTGGGTAAATTTATCACTCGATGTTGCTCGTGCAGCAGAAAGGTTACGGCAACCTCGAATTGACGAAGAATCTGCCGATAGCATGAATTCCCGAAAGCGAAAAGCAACAGACGACATAGAAAATCATAGATCACCAGCGAAAGAAAGTGAATCGGATAATTTATCGTTTTCACGCCAGTCGGCGGAGAATGGCAAGAGATTTCGTTCACATAATTCCACTGCAGTACACTCGGAAGGACTACACAGGTCTGCCAGTGATGACCCAGGAAATTCAAGAGAGAAAGACGAACAATTATCTTCAAACAGAACGCTGAAACGACGAAACAGTGCACCGTCGACTGGAGTAGCCCCGCAAGTTTTGGAGGTGAGTGCGTCTCTTAAATTTTGACAGCCAAATTGGAATTATTCTCTTTTAAAACGTGGATTATGCCTAAGTCTTagcaaaatttatataaatgaatttttaaacTTCTTTCTATTCGCGAAAATCCATTCCATACTCAATTCCATTCCATTCCAAATATTTCTCCATTAAAATATCCTGAAAGAAATGTAGTGGTTAGGTGTTCTAATAGCGTTTGGTTTTTGAAACGAATGACGTACGTAGTGCAAGTCAATCAGCGTTAATACCCGATACAAACATTAAAAAGTGTTTCATTGACATTTCGAGAAATTGCGTGACTAGGCATGCATAATGTTGTCGACGCATCATAAACGTGATTTCGAGTCGTGTTGGAATATGAATCCTGGCTGGACTGTCCTTAACTATTTTTGTCgtcaatttatatttcatagaTCTGAGactattattgattttaaaggGTTAATACGGCTAAAGTTCATTGAAGGACTGAAAGAAGTTTGTGCCACCAATTATCATGCTGTATCTATTACAAGAAATGTAATAAGTTGTATATGACCTGATGCTAGCTGTGCCCAAAATATATACTTACCGTGTCCGTTCGGATCACGATATATTAGGAAGAGTTTCTATGGTGTGAAAGAATTAGAATAATTCTACTATTAGATGCGTGGAAGCTTGATTATTGCAGTAGGTATTAAAAAGTCTGGTTCGCGACCTGACTATCTGTGCCATACCAACTATATATACTAGATTCTCATATCTGTCTGTAGTGTGTAGCTActatttataaacaaaatttacattttagaaAGAAGATGACAGAAGAGTTGCTCCCGTCGATTTGCATTCCTACGCTGGATGCCTGCCTCCGCACTGCTTACACCTATTACAATCATCCGGAAATTTGGCATTGTCTTACAGGGAGCATGCTTTGAAAGAAGTGGAGGAAGTTTATCAAACAAGAAATCACGGTGTACCAATCACGGCTAATGGAAATACGTCTCCTCAAAGTGAGTTGAGAATTCAACATCACACCAACAATGCAAGCAATGGCGATACTAAAACCATCGAATTGACACGTATTCGCGAATCTGATTTTCACATGGCCGGGAGAAGGCCCAGTTCCACGCTTTACAGGGAACTGTGGAGACCGAGCGGCAGAGACGAAGGCTCCGATTCcgcaaaaaacaaaacaatccCGTTGCATCCAAAAGCAACTTACTTGCATGGCAGTCACAAACCAGAATCTTGGAGTTCTTACAgaagaaaattgcaaaattcttcTGTGCTATCCTATAATGAGAGAAGGCGAAGTGGCGATAAAGCAAGAAGGGCGTCTGAGACAGAAAGCGACGATGAGGATTATATTCAAACGCTACAAATTAGCGATGCATCTTCTGACGATGAAGAATATAGCGAGACGATAGCTAATCCCTGTAGTGACGCAAGGTCGCAAGGATCAATCAATTTCGGGAGAGGTGCTTGGAGTGACCTCGATCTAGGGAACCTTCCCGCTTTTGGGGGAAACGTCGCAGTTCCAATATTAAACACTGTACCTCGACAACATTCCACATCAATGTATGCAACTATTCCAACTAAAATGGCATGTAGCGTTATCAAAAACGTCCCCAAAACACTAAATGGTTTACCTCGAACTTATACCTCTACAAAACTAGGAAATCCTACAAAGAAGTCTGTTGATCATAAGGCATACGCCTATGAATTTTCACCCCATGACGTCATTAGAGAACCGAGAAAGGAACTTCAATTAAACGACTTACCTCTCACTCAACGATCAACTACACGAGAAACGAAAAGTCACAAATGCCGAGGGTGCTCCCACAAGAGAGCGTCACAAGACGAAAGCAGGCTAAAATTAATAGGCAATATCTTGCAACAGTCTTACAGCAAAACGACATACGGAGGGTAAGCATTATATTTTGTACTTATTTAGTGGTTTACATTAAGTATGTACGCGATTCACTCCTTGCTGTGACGGTAGACATAAAGAGAGAGATATCCCCATTCATCaggaataatattaataataatttgaacttGTTTTTGGCCGATGCCAAAGAATGCGCTGTGGATATATCTACTCGCCATCACAGGTTTTTAGTTGAAGAATATTGCTTGCGTTGGCGGGTTACTACGCGGATACGCCAGCGCGATCCTCTGCTATTCACTGGTTtctgtatttgtttattttctatcATTCTGTTATTAGTTGATATCGTACgatgtttattatttttggtTTTTATGGTTTCATTATCCGAGATTATGCAAGATTTTActttactaaaaaaaattaggaaaatatttGGGAATCGTTTTCCATTTTTGATATTAGTTTGCCATAAAGTTACCTCTCTTTTGACATCTCAATGTACAACATATTGATATGATATGCTTTATAAATGCTCCATAAATAAGTACTGTATAGGTTTGTTCCAACAGTTACAGATTGagatatattgatatataccCTCGCTGACTCATATTGTTGCGAAACCTATGACTAACTCTATCAAAACTTAACGCTTACCAAGCTAAATGGGCTTAGTCAACGGCTAGTTTTACTTGTTCTCATATTGAATATGGAAATTTCTCTGTCAGTGATTTGAAAACTACGAAgcatatttttttaagtttccGATGTTTAGATCTAAATATATCGTTTTTCCTTTGTTCGCCCGAGTAATACACATCCAACTTTTcgattttcaatataattttgaatgtaGCCAATTACTTTACCATGAAATAGATCAAAGATTTCTTTATTCCTTTGGTTATATAGCGTTCTATATCTGATATTTGTGTCGTAAAAAACCCTTGGAGTCATCTTCCGTTTTCTTATTGTGAATCAGGTCCTTCCGGGAAATTTccttattgaaatattttcgcttacgttttttgtttaattttaactTCTATTTAATATGAGATTATTAAAGTGAACAAAAACGAGCGATGACAACAAGCACAAATGCGTGCAAGCGTGACGTTAAGAtctttttgttgttatttttgttttgaccGCTCGGTTCCGCTTTCGTCATATTGTGCTTGTGTGGTCACGAGCATTTTCATTCACAATTTTCGATCAGTATGGTCATTCACGATTATGGTTATGCTTTTACCAAAAGAGGTCTTtgctataaaatgaaaaaaatattcaaattaacaaAATATCACGAAGTAAATGAAAAGCGAACTTTCATTATCGCGGCGTTTATAGCGTAAGATGTAAAATAATGCCATTTCCTCGTAATATTCCTTTTTTTACATTAGTATAGGCCTTCTAAACGTGAATAACACTGTCACAGATGACGTGATCAAATTTTTTGCGTCATTTTTCACATCACCTAAAAACAGGAATTGGAATTCACGCACATCTGAAGACCCAGActcatttaataataaatattcttgTCTGTGAACTTTTCACTTTCGTAAGGTTATTGCATacgtttaaatatatttttatctgtTTGATTGATGCCGCAAATTCTAGAATGTAGTCGGAATTTGAATACAAATGGTACTTGATAAATCAATCGATCCGTTTTACGTCCattgtcaaaaatatttgtacatattacatgaatttttgtgtatttaatATTACTTCGAACTCTCATACATATATTTCACATTGTACATCACATTGTATGTAATTAggaatttaataataaacattTAGTAAGTAATAGTGATACATGGTCCCAATTGCCATTCGATTGCCTTATCCCTGCAAGGAAAACCGAGTTTCATTTTAGTGGCAGCTACGCAGGAATTCAATAATtactaattaaattatattctattaACAAACCTTCAACTTACACCACACCTCAAGTGTTCGCCCTAGGAAGTTTATATATGAATACTAGTAGTATTCTGACCatcttttaaaattaatttcgttttcgaatatattctgaaaaaatCTATTGTACAGAATAATCTGTGAATGAGTCAAATCACGATTTCATTATGACaagtgaaatattttacaacaaCAACACCAATTTCGATTACTGaatatgtttcatttttagtttCGAATTTAgctaaaatcaatttttttggcTATCAAAACCTATTCATCATACAATTTTGCTCAAATTCCAGTTCATTCAACATTATATAGTAGCAAGAACCATCTGCCCTTAGAACGAAATTTTCATACTGCAGTTGCGTTACTTCGAAATTTTCGCAATGACAACACTTTCATGCGCACGCGGATATTTCGGTTCCGCGAACGAGTTTCATCGAAACCCTTTTTCTTCACGACATTGTTACTGAATATACAATACAACTATACAGCACATTGATCTATTCTATTTCTCATAGGTTTCAGAGTACAACTCCACATTGTGCGCCGAGGTTGGTGTTTACTTCAGAGATAAAGCTTCCAAGCGAGGTGCAGCATCGAAAGGTATTCTCAAACTCAGAAGAGAAACCAGCTAAATCGTCAGGACTGACTGCTAGTGCCGCCATTGAAGAGAGGTCACTCCAAAGAACGACAACGACCAGTAGAAATTCAGATTCGGAATACTCGCACAAGTTATTCAAATTTGCTAGAGCGGTGAAAGAAAATAAGAATCGAGAGCCAAAAAGTGTCGGAGAGAAGGATAGCATAAAATCAAGTTCAGCGACTGAAAACAGAGCATCGATTTTATCTGGTTCTAGTGTATTAGCGGCTAGAACAGGACGTAGCACCTCATCGTCTTCCACGAGACTTAATTCTTTGGACGCCAAATTGGAAGAGCTTCGACAAAAAGCTACTGAAAGAGAAGAGATGAATAAACTAGACAGACAAGAAAGAGAGGCCGCGCATTCTGAAGCAAAACCAGTAAACATTAAAACTGAAACTACGTACTCGCATTCTAGCACAGACGTAACATCGCCTTCATGTTCACAAACGAACGTGATATTCGACGCAAAACGTAAATTGAGTCAAAGTCCGTTTCAAGAATCGGAAAGTGGGCGTTTTAGTGGCAAAAAGAATGTGGCTGTGATCAAGCCAAATCAATCGATTGTCTCACAAACTAGTCGTGATAATATCCCTTTCAACGTCGGTCCACCGAAAAAGAGGCATATGAAGAGATATTCACCGGAGTTTTATAAACAAAGACGAGAAGTTATTTTGCAAGATAGAGAAGTGCGAAGTGCATCCCCCCTGCCACAAGAACCATTTGTTTCAACCAATGTTCTTATCGACAATGAAGATCGTTCTTTGAACGTTAGATGGTGCTCTCCCGATCGAAGTCCAACTCGAAGAAAGCATGCACAAAATGCAAGGACTATCCTAACATATACTGTACCGTTGGGACCTCTCAAGCAATCCCGTGGATCAAACAGTCACACTGTGCGACTGGAGGTTGGTAACTAcgattattattaatatgtaAACTCATTTTTTCGAAATCTAGTTCGCTTTATTTTTCCATATGAAGTTATACAGGTTGTTCCATAATATCAACATacatattgaaaaatttcaCTATGTCATAAATGTGTATATTAGGAAGATACTTCATGGACATCCTATAGATTTCCTCTATTATGTCCATGTCCTTAGGTAAAAAtctctgtattttttgtttgataCAGAAATAGATAAAACAATATGACTATAGATATACATTGATTTGTTCAGTTTCCTTTGGACGTAGAGCAACAGTTttataaaacttaaaatgatTAGAAATAGCGTTTTCCTTTCTGGTAGAAATTGGTATTTACACACGGGATGTGGTTATGTGTAACCACCTAATAATTTCGTAATTCATTAAAAAGGTTTCATATGAAAATTTCTATGTCATTACAAAACAGAAATagataaatttgtattttcggTTACAGCAGTGTTGTTGTCAATGGATACATTATTGTTAAAACcaactaatttaaaataaattgaaattttgacagCAAAATTATCGAAAACATCCACGTTATGCTTCGTCACCTCGCTCGGATACGGTTATTGTGGTCGAATCCAGAGTGCAAGAAACCCTCAGAGATGAAATAGACGAAAGACTGGAGATTGGAGACCTGGAAATCAGCGATGATGAAAGTTAAAAATAGACTTGTCATCAATATAAAACTGTTCTTAGGTTTTTGgcaattatcaataataaaaattcaattgaCTGTCTCATGAGTTATGAGTGACTTTGTAGAATAGGTTCTTTTGAACATAGATCGATGTGAAGCAAGTTTAGTACAACCTATCTATAGACGATACATGGCGATAATCTTTCTGAAAGTACTAAGTAGTCAATTAGAAAAATCGTCATAAAGTGAATATGGCTTGTTTTTTATCGACTGATCTGAGTGGATGAGAGCCTGACTTAATATGCTCTTGGCGTTTGCAAATATTGCTCCACATTAACCTTTGactttttgttttgttcaatcATTTAGGTTGAGCCATGCTTTCTGGCCAGATTGTTGTTTGTTCATGAATCGTAATTTATCTTGTTTTTGCAATGAATGTAGTTATTTTCTTTAGTTTTAAATAATTGTGAATTAAGTATAATTTTGAGTCTAGTATTAATAATCCCGGGCAAGTTTTATTGCCTTGAAGGTGCTTTTAACGAAAAATCCGAAATTTGatgatatgaaatattttaatttgtttgaaGCGATTATTGGTTATAAAACCAAAATTGTATGACCATTGCTAGGCTGTAAATTGTGTTattcgaaattttgcgattGTTCATTAGGTGATTAACGTACTGTTCCCTTATATCTGGTGATTAGTTTCTGACAATAGATCGTAAAATT contains:
- the LOC120325934 gene encoding uncharacterized protein LOC120325934 isoform X4, which gives rise to MISQHINGTFALMTEDYIIALFQDQSQMSSVTNESKSESPRRNVIVKNSLNSECATASLSQNIRSINTENPKTIKREPGCTSPSSYPISIEPVLSTETETSKFNSKALRSIEQMQSQLDRLHRAREQHARLVAGDPLTRIPASIAASLLRQRPQEPFVSLYPPGALVRSNEGDKFKCAETTERDNEGEISQKTKEKTPKKKSVTSSRGMRSLKTSFLTSITPATNSVSKRKTGASKSVSEPLDLSHPDREVTTTTVLHLDDNNTNMLLEDKMNTEVDNDKAKTKEYVAEQADLHSKIKKEVVSDDPDSVTQGNTSPPTMHYPTLITQAEYPTFPKYTSQNLRESFVPFVNPWLNFQGAIINPNAFLTQAAYGYIPTALGNSAAAQLQPTLPPFDPNGISQRNHFAAGISQWVNLSLDVARAAERLRQPRIDEESADSMNSRKRKATDDIENHRSPAKESESDNLSFSRQSAENGKRFRSHNSTAVHSEGLHRSASDDPGNSREKDEQLSSNRTLKRRNSAPSTGVAPQVLEKEDDRRVAPVDLHSYAGCLPPHCLHLLQSSGNLALSYREHALKEVEEVYQTRNHGVPITANGNTSPQSELRIQHHTNNASNGDTKTIELTRIRESDFHMAGRRPSSTLYRELWRPSGRDEGSDSAKNKTIPLHPKATYLHGSHKPESWSSYRRKLQNSSVLSYNERRRSGDKARRASETESDDEDYIQTLQISDASSDDEEYSETIANPCSDARSQGSINFGRGAWSDLDLGNLPAFGGNVAVPILNTVPRQHSTSMYATIPTKMACSVIKNVPKTLNGLPRTYTSTKLGNPTKKSVDHKAYAYEFSPHDVIREPRKELQLNDLPLTQRSTTRETKSHKCRGCSHKRASQDESRLKLIGNILQQSYSKTTYGGFQSTTPHCAPRLVFTSEIKLPSEVQHRKVFSNSEEKPAKSSGLTASAAIEERSLQRTTTTSRNSDSEYSHKLFKFARAVKENKNREPKSVGEKDSIKSSSATENRASILSGSSVLAARTGRSTSSSSTRLNSLDAKLEELRQKATEREEMNKLDRQEREAAHSEAKPVNIKTETTYSHSSTDVTSPSCSQTNVIFDAKRKLSQSPFQESESGRFSGKKNVAVIKPNQSIVSQTSRDNIPFNVGPPKKRHMKRYSPEFYKQRREVILQDREVRSASPLPQEPFVSTNVLIDNEDRSLNVRWCSPDRSPTRRKHAQNARTILTYTVPLGPLKQSRGSNSHTVRLEQNYRKHPRYASSPRSDTVIVVESRVQETLRDEIDERLEIGDLEISDDES
- the LOC120325934 gene encoding uncharacterized protein LOC120325934 isoform X3 gives rise to the protein MSSEVEETHKIKALTSALQETKDDLIHWTLIPNEDGDTAIHLAIIRDDINLCIYLCRLLAAQGIELDIRNNLMQTPLHLACITGHSKLVENLLESKAVKVEWGDRYGNTSIHLAVKHDDPSCDIMRLILSHLFNDDDDVINAKNIKGYSALHIASSINKPEAIKLLVTHGAEIDQPDTKSGKSPLYIAVQEKNVEATQVLLELGADSNKLTYFRDSPSQLASSSDRRHLLRLISRYDSSHPASPPALGRRNSRRVGDVMIKNTHEQNNFIINESERKSSNSQDDNNTNMLLEDKMNTEVDNDKAKTKEYVAEQADLHSKIKKEVVSDDPDSVTQGNTSPPTMHYPTLITQAEYPTFPKYTSQNLRESFVPFVNPWLNFQGAIINPNAFLTQAAYGYIPTALGNSAAAQLQPTLPPFDPNGISQRNHFAAGISQWVNLSLDVARAAERLRQPRIDEESADSMNSRKRKATDDIENHRSPAKESESDNLSFSRQSAENGKRFRSHNSTAVHSEGLHRSASDDPGNSREKDEQLSSNRTLKRRNSAPSTGVAPQVLEKEDDRRVAPVDLHSYAGCLPPHCLHLLQSSGNLALSYREHALKEVEEVYQTRNHGVPITANGNTSPQSELRIQHHTNNASNGDTKTIELTRIRESDFHMAGRRPSSTLYRELWRPSGRDEGSDSAKNKTIPLHPKATYLHGSHKPESWSSYRRKLQNSSVLSYNERRRSGDKARRASETESDDEDYIQTLQISDASSDDEEYSETIANPCSDARSQGSINFGRGAWSDLDLGNLPAFGGNVAVPILNTVPRQHSTSMYATIPTKMACSVIKNVPKTLNGLPRTYTSTKLGNPTKKSVDHKAYAYEFSPHDVIREPRKELQLNDLPLTQRSTTRETKSHKCRGCSHKRASQDESRLKLIGNILQQSYSKTTYGGFQSTTPHCAPRLVFTSEIKLPSEVQHRKVFSNSEEKPAKSSGLTASAAIEERSLQRTTTTSRNSDSEYSHKLFKFARAVKENKNREPKSVGEKDSIKSSSATENRASILSGSSVLAARTGRSTSSSSTRLNSLDAKLEELRQKATEREEMNKLDRQEREAAHSEAKPVNIKTETTYSHSSTDVTSPSCSQTNVIFDAKRKLSQSPFQESESGRFSGKKNVAVIKPNQSIVSQTSRDNIPFNVGPPKKRHMKRYSPEFYKQRREVILQDREVRSASPLPQEPFVSTNVLIDNEDRSLNVRWCSPDRSPTRRKHAQNARTILTYTVPLGPLKQSRGSNSHTVRLEQNYRKHPRYASSPRSDTVIVVESRVQETLRDEIDERLEIGDLEISDDES
- the LOC120325934 gene encoding uncharacterized protein LOC120325934 isoform X1; this translates as MSSEVEETHKIKALTSALQETKDDLIHWTLIPNEDGDTAIHLAIIRDDINLCIYLCRLLAAQGIELDIRNNLMQTPLHLACITGHSKLVENLLESKAVKVEWGDRYGNTSIHLAVKHDDPSCDIMRLILSHLFNDDDDVINAKNIKGYSALHIASSINKPEAIKLLVTHGAEIDQPDTKSGKSPLYIAVQEKNVEATQVLLELGADSNKLTYFRDSPSQLASSSDRRHLLRLISRYDSSHPASPPALGRRNSRRVGDVMIKNTHEQNNFIINESERKSSNSQLFQDQSQMSSVTNESKSESPRRNVIVKNSLNSECATASLSQNIRSINTENPKTIKREPGCTSPSSYPISIEPVLSTETETSKFNSKALRSIEQMQSQLDRLHRAREQHARLVAGDPLTRIPASIAASLLRQRPQEPFVSLYPPGALVRSNEGDKFKCAETTERDNEGEISQKTKEKTPKKKSVTSSRGMRSLKTSFLTSITPATNSVSKRKTGASKSVSEPLDLSHPDREVTTTTVLHLDDNNTNMLLEDKMNTEVDNDKAKTKEYVAEQADLHSKIKKEVVSDDPDSVTQGNTSPPTMHYPTLITQAEYPTFPKYTSQNLRESFVPFVNPWLNFQGAIINPNAFLTQAAYGYIPTALGNSAAAQLQPTLPPFDPNGISQRNHFAAGISQWVNLSLDVARAAERLRQPRIDEESADSMNSRKRKATDDIENHRSPAKESESDNLSFSRQSAENGKRFRSHNSTAVHSEGLHRSASDDPGNSREKDEQLSSNRTLKRRNSAPSTGVAPQVLEKEDDRRVAPVDLHSYAGCLPPHCLHLLQSSGNLALSYREHALKEVEEVYQTRNHGVPITANGNTSPQSELRIQHHTNNASNGDTKTIELTRIRESDFHMAGRRPSSTLYRELWRPSGRDEGSDSAKNKTIPLHPKATYLHGSHKPESWSSYRRKLQNSSVLSYNERRRSGDKARRASETESDDEDYIQTLQISDASSDDEEYSETIANPCSDARSQGSINFGRGAWSDLDLGNLPAFGGNVAVPILNTVPRQHSTSMYATIPTKMACSVIKNVPKTLNGLPRTYTSTKLGNPTKKSVDHKAYAYEFSPHDVIREPRKELQLNDLPLTQRSTTRETKSHKCRGCSHKRASQDESRLKLIGNILQQSYSKTTYGGFQSTTPHCAPRLVFTSEIKLPSEVQHRKVFSNSEEKPAKSSGLTASAAIEERSLQRTTTTSRNSDSEYSHKLFKFARAVKENKNREPKSVGEKDSIKSSSATENRASILSGSSVLAARTGRSTSSSSTRLNSLDAKLEELRQKATEREEMNKLDRQEREAAHSEAKPVNIKTETTYSHSSTDVTSPSCSQTNVIFDAKRKLSQSPFQESESGRFSGKKNVAVIKPNQSIVSQTSRDNIPFNVGPPKKRHMKRYSPEFYKQRREVILQDREVRSASPLPQEPFVSTNVLIDNEDRSLNVRWCSPDRSPTRRKHAQNARTILTYTVPLGPLKQSRGSNSHTVRLEQNYRKHPRYASSPRSDTVIVVESRVQETLRDEIDERLEIGDLEISDDES
- the LOC120325934 gene encoding uncharacterized protein LOC120325934 isoform X5, whose product is MSSVTNESKSESPRRNVIVKNSLNSECATASLSQNIRSINTENPKTIKREPGCTSPSSYPISIEPVLSTETETSKFNSKALRSIEQMQSQLDRLHRAREQHARLVAGDPLTRIPASIAASLLRQRPQEPFVSLYPPGALVRSNEGDKFKCAETTERDNEGEISQKTKEKTPKKKSVTSSRGMRSLKTSFLTSITPATNSVSKRKTGASKSVSEPLDLSHPDREVTTTTVLHLDDNNTNMLLEDKMNTEVDNDKAKTKEYVAEQADLHSKIKKEVVSDDPDSVTQGNTSPPTMHYPTLITQAEYPTFPKYTSQNLRESFVPFVNPWLNFQGAIINPNAFLTQAAYGYIPTALGNSAAAQLQPTLPPFDPNGISQRNHFAAGISQWVNLSLDVARAAERLRQPRIDEESADSMNSRKRKATDDIENHRSPAKESESDNLSFSRQSAENGKRFRSHNSTAVHSEGLHRSASDDPGNSREKDEQLSSNRTLKRRNSAPSTGVAPQVLEKEDDRRVAPVDLHSYAGCLPPHCLHLLQSSGNLALSYREHALKEVEEVYQTRNHGVPITANGNTSPQSELRIQHHTNNASNGDTKTIELTRIRESDFHMAGRRPSSTLYRELWRPSGRDEGSDSAKNKTIPLHPKATYLHGSHKPESWSSYRRKLQNSSVLSYNERRRSGDKARRASETESDDEDYIQTLQISDASSDDEEYSETIANPCSDARSQGSINFGRGAWSDLDLGNLPAFGGNVAVPILNTVPRQHSTSMYATIPTKMACSVIKNVPKTLNGLPRTYTSTKLGNPTKKSVDHKAYAYEFSPHDVIREPRKELQLNDLPLTQRSTTRETKSHKCRGCSHKRASQDESRLKLIGNILQQSYSKTTYGGFQSTTPHCAPRLVFTSEIKLPSEVQHRKVFSNSEEKPAKSSGLTASAAIEERSLQRTTTTSRNSDSEYSHKLFKFARAVKENKNREPKSVGEKDSIKSSSATENRASILSGSSVLAARTGRSTSSSSTRLNSLDAKLEELRQKATEREEMNKLDRQEREAAHSEAKPVNIKTETTYSHSSTDVTSPSCSQTNVIFDAKRKLSQSPFQESESGRFSGKKNVAVIKPNQSIVSQTSRDNIPFNVGPPKKRHMKRYSPEFYKQRREVILQDREVRSASPLPQEPFVSTNVLIDNEDRSLNVRWCSPDRSPTRRKHAQNARTILTYTVPLGPLKQSRGSNSHTVRLEQNYRKHPRYASSPRSDTVIVVESRVQETLRDEIDERLEIGDLEISDDES
- the LOC120325934 gene encoding uncharacterized protein LOC120325934 isoform X2 produces the protein MRLILSHLFNDDDDVINAKNIKGYSALHIASSINKPEAIKLLVTHGAEIDQPDTKSGKSPLYIAVQEKNVEATQVLLELGADSNKLTYFRDSPSQLASSSDRRHLLRLISRYDSSHPASPPALGRRNSRRVGDVMIKNTHEQNNFIINESERKSSNSQLFQDQSQMSSVTNESKSESPRRNVIVKNSLNSECATASLSQNIRSINTENPKTIKREPGCTSPSSYPISIEPVLSTETETSKFNSKALRSIEQMQSQLDRLHRAREQHARLVAGDPLTRIPASIAASLLRQRPQEPFVSLYPPGALVRSNEGDKFKCAETTERDNEGEISQKTKEKTPKKKSVTSSRGMRSLKTSFLTSITPATNSVSKRKTGASKSVSEPLDLSHPDREVTTTTVLHLDDNNTNMLLEDKMNTEVDNDKAKTKEYVAEQADLHSKIKKEVVSDDPDSVTQGNTSPPTMHYPTLITQAEYPTFPKYTSQNLRESFVPFVNPWLNFQGAIINPNAFLTQAAYGYIPTALGNSAAAQLQPTLPPFDPNGISQRNHFAAGISQWVNLSLDVARAAERLRQPRIDEESADSMNSRKRKATDDIENHRSPAKESESDNLSFSRQSAENGKRFRSHNSTAVHSEGLHRSASDDPGNSREKDEQLSSNRTLKRRNSAPSTGVAPQVLEKEDDRRVAPVDLHSYAGCLPPHCLHLLQSSGNLALSYREHALKEVEEVYQTRNHGVPITANGNTSPQSELRIQHHTNNASNGDTKTIELTRIRESDFHMAGRRPSSTLYRELWRPSGRDEGSDSAKNKTIPLHPKATYLHGSHKPESWSSYRRKLQNSSVLSYNERRRSGDKARRASETESDDEDYIQTLQISDASSDDEEYSETIANPCSDARSQGSINFGRGAWSDLDLGNLPAFGGNVAVPILNTVPRQHSTSMYATIPTKMACSVIKNVPKTLNGLPRTYTSTKLGNPTKKSVDHKAYAYEFSPHDVIREPRKELQLNDLPLTQRSTTRETKSHKCRGCSHKRASQDESRLKLIGNILQQSYSKTTYGGFQSTTPHCAPRLVFTSEIKLPSEVQHRKVFSNSEEKPAKSSGLTASAAIEERSLQRTTTTSRNSDSEYSHKLFKFARAVKENKNREPKSVGEKDSIKSSSATENRASILSGSSVLAARTGRSTSSSSTRLNSLDAKLEELRQKATEREEMNKLDRQEREAAHSEAKPVNIKTETTYSHSSTDVTSPSCSQTNVIFDAKRKLSQSPFQESESGRFSGKKNVAVIKPNQSIVSQTSRDNIPFNVGPPKKRHMKRYSPEFYKQRREVILQDREVRSASPLPQEPFVSTNVLIDNEDRSLNVRWCSPDRSPTRRKHAQNARTILTYTVPLGPLKQSRGSNSHTVRLEQNYRKHPRYASSPRSDTVIVVESRVQETLRDEIDERLEIGDLEISDDES